One Terrirubrum flagellatum genomic window carries:
- a CDS encoding nitrilase-related carbon-nitrogen hydrolase, protein MSFLAAAIQLGPASDTIAKTADRIVALVDEVGGRGVKLAALPELALTPYFAAKVQDVDCYFLREENEAAMARIAAAAKASGIALSLPFAELAGDSFYNSMAFLDEQGRRLGLFRKVHIPGQREPKPEGAFTILEKRYFTPGDLGFGVFATRSAKIGGLICYDRRFPESYRALGLAGAEVILVGYNTPATPPTTLAKARRMSELAMRGGAYSTASYVIGAGKAGREDGARFIGGSLVIGPDGEILARAKTEGDELVVAEIELAKVEALRKRWNYEENRRPEVYAAVAAPESAAA, encoded by the coding sequence ATGAGTTTTCTCGCAGCCGCGATCCAGTTGGGGCCGGCGAGTGATACGATCGCTAAGACCGCCGACCGGATCGTGGCGCTCGTCGATGAGGTGGGCGGGCGCGGCGTCAAGCTGGCGGCCCTGCCGGAACTGGCGTTGACGCCTTACTTCGCCGCCAAGGTTCAGGACGTGGATTGCTACTTCCTCCGCGAGGAGAATGAGGCGGCGATGGCGCGCATCGCCGCGGCGGCGAAGGCGAGCGGAATCGCGCTGTCGCTGCCTTTCGCCGAGCTCGCGGGCGACAGCTTCTACAACAGCATGGCGTTTCTCGATGAGCAGGGCCGGCGTCTCGGACTGTTCCGCAAGGTGCATATTCCCGGTCAGCGCGAGCCGAAGCCGGAGGGCGCTTTCACCATTCTCGAGAAGCGTTATTTCACGCCGGGCGATCTCGGCTTTGGAGTGTTTGCGACAAGGTCGGCGAAAATCGGCGGGTTGATCTGCTACGACAGGCGCTTCCCCGAATCCTATCGCGCTCTCGGGCTCGCCGGCGCCGAAGTGATTCTTGTCGGCTACAACACGCCGGCGACGCCTCCGACGACGCTGGCGAAGGCGCGCCGCATGTCGGAGCTCGCCATGCGCGGCGGCGCTTACTCCACCGCAAGCTACGTCATCGGCGCGGGCAAGGCGGGACGCGAAGATGGCGCGCGCTTCATCGGCGGCAGTCTCGTGATCGGCCCCGACGGAGAGATCCTGGCCCGCGCGAAGACGGAGGGCGACGAACTGGTGGTGGCGGAGATCGAGCTCGCCAAGGTCGAGGCCCTGCGCAAGCGCTGGAACTATGAGGAGAACCGACGGCCCGAGGTCTATGCCGCTGTGGCGGCGCCGGAAAGCGCAGCGGCCTGA
- a CDS encoding LysR family transcriptional regulator, translating to MSLNAVRAFEAAARYRSLKRAADELCVTPTALSHHVRWLEDFLQTQLFERKNGGLTLTPIAKACLPDLTEGLDRIDAALSAMAQDTKRKTVVVGASPSVTTLWLLPRLHRFVDNAPGVDVVLTALNARSLLVGSDIDLSICNWNAGWDQRLDQMMEDEIVPVCAPRLLQQCMTAGRAALETLPLIHDDKRLALSNGVFPTWQRYFEEVGVHRETSKGLRFDHSSFAVAAAIDGHGMLLGRSQLISIALEEGRLVRVSDQTYPVKFQYVLASKWHPDSEGPAQFRDWLLSEAQSTPPVALQAMQ from the coding sequence GTGTCGCTGAACGCCGTCCGCGCCTTTGAAGCGGCGGCGCGCTATCGTAGTCTTAAACGCGCCGCGGACGAGTTATGCGTGACTCCGACGGCTCTCAGCCACCATGTGCGGTGGCTTGAGGACTTCCTTCAGACCCAGCTCTTCGAGCGCAAGAATGGCGGCCTGACGCTGACGCCGATTGCGAAAGCGTGCCTGCCCGATCTGACCGAGGGGCTTGACCGGATCGATGCGGCGCTCTCCGCGATGGCGCAAGACACCAAGCGCAAGACGGTTGTGGTCGGCGCATCGCCATCGGTGACAACCCTGTGGCTGCTGCCGCGATTGCACCGGTTCGTCGATAATGCGCCGGGCGTCGACGTCGTGCTCACCGCGCTGAATGCGCGCAGCTTGCTCGTAGGCTCGGACATTGATCTCTCGATCTGCAACTGGAACGCAGGCTGGGACCAGCGCCTCGATCAGATGATGGAGGACGAGATTGTTCCGGTTTGCGCGCCGCGGCTGCTGCAGCAATGCATGACCGCGGGTCGCGCCGCGCTTGAGACGCTGCCGCTGATCCATGACGATAAGCGACTCGCCCTGTCGAATGGCGTCTTTCCCACCTGGCAGCGCTATTTCGAAGAAGTCGGCGTCCATCGCGAGACCAGCAAGGGCTTGCGCTTCGACCATTCGAGCTTCGCTGTCGCTGCGGCGATCGATGGCCATGGCATGTTGCTCGGCCGCAGCCAGCTTATCTCGATCGCGCTCGAAGAAGGGCGGCTCGTACGCGTTTCGGATCAAACTTATCCAGTAAAGTTCCAATATGTGCTGGCGTCGAAATGGCACCCTGACAGCGAGGGGCCCGCGCAATTCCGCGACTGGCTTCTGAGCGAGGCCCAGTCGACCCCTCCGGTCGCGCTCCAGGCGATGCAGTAG
- a CDS encoding flavin reductase family protein — translation MSTAPILSESIDVRSFWSIIGQRATGVTVVTAKGPEGPAGFLGFSASHVSASPPLMLVSIDKKTSARSAVLDGRNFALNYLPAGARAIAEVFGGNSDLKGANRFEPGPWSELRTGAPVLIGALAAIDCVLEETIDRDGVSIMIGRVVATAVDLGRAPLIAFRGSYFDWP, via the coding sequence ATGAGTACAGCACCGATCTTATCAGAAAGCATCGATGTGCGCTCTTTCTGGAGCATCATTGGGCAACGCGCCACTGGCGTGACAGTGGTGACCGCGAAGGGGCCTGAGGGCCCGGCGGGGTTTCTCGGATTTTCGGCCTCACACGTCTCGGCAAGTCCGCCGCTCATGCTTGTCTCAATAGACAAGAAAACGTCTGCGCGCTCGGCTGTACTCGACGGACGAAACTTCGCGTTGAACTATCTGCCTGCTGGCGCACGGGCTATCGCCGAAGTTTTTGGCGGTAATTCCGACCTGAAGGGCGCGAATCGCTTCGAGCCTGGCCCATGGAGCGAGCTTCGCACCGGCGCACCAGTGCTTATTGGCGCGCTGGCTGCAATCGACTGCGTTCTCGAGGAAACAATCGACCGCGACGGCGTATCGATCATGATTGGCCGCGTTGTCGCCACCGCGGTCGATTTGGGGCGTGCTCCGCTTATCGCCTTTCGCGGTAGTTACTTTGACTGGCCCTGA
- a CDS encoding flavin reductase family protein has product MTSVDLFKRGMRRLASGVSIVTTRHNDTYSGLVATAVSSLSGEPPSLLVCVHRASSSHGLFHKAGVFCVNLLGGADAAIASSFSSPRKELRFTEGTWAPLITGAPALVDSLASFDCRVAKSIEFETHTIFIGMIEAIELWQDHVAPLLYVDGRYRTLPSLAAQGA; this is encoded by the coding sequence ATGACAAGCGTCGACTTATTCAAGCGCGGAATGCGGCGACTTGCATCCGGCGTTTCGATCGTGACGACGAGGCATAACGATACATATTCGGGCCTCGTCGCCACTGCGGTCAGCTCGCTGTCGGGGGAACCGCCTTCGCTCTTGGTGTGCGTGCATCGCGCCTCGTCAAGCCACGGCTTGTTCCATAAGGCCGGCGTCTTTTGCGTAAATCTCCTTGGCGGCGCTGACGCCGCAATCGCAAGCAGCTTCAGCTCGCCTAGGAAGGAGCTTCGTTTTACCGAGGGAACCTGGGCGCCATTGATCACCGGAGCGCCGGCGTTGGTCGATTCTCTCGCTAGTTTCGACTGTCGCGTCGCAAAATCGATCGAATTTGAGACCCACACGATTTTCATCGGCATGATTGAAGCCATTGAGCTGTGGCAGGATCACGTCGCGCCGCTCCTCTATGTCGACGGCCGCTATCGCACTTTGCCCTCTCTCGCAGCCCAGGGCGCCTGA
- a CDS encoding DUF1330 domain-containing protein: protein MVCTMIIHDPKTYRRYSDCTPATLRRYGGKFLTRGEPVTTPEGREFAERMVIPEFPDRKSAEAWYDDPDYQRLCEFRQAASGGG from the coding sequence ATGGTATGCACGATGATTATTCATGACCCCAAGACATATCGCCGGTACAGCGATTGCACGCCGGCGACATTGCGGCGGTACGGCGGGAAATTTCTGACGCGCGGTGAGCCTGTGACTACGCCTGAGGGGCGCGAATTTGCGGAGCGGATGGTTATTCCCGAATTCCCAGATCGGAAGTCTGCCGAGGCGTGGTATGACGATCCGGACTATCAGCGATTGTGCGAGTTTCGGCAAGCTGCCTCAGGGGGCGGATGA